The following proteins come from a genomic window of Stigmatopora nigra isolate UIUO_SnigA chromosome 9, RoL_Snig_1.1, whole genome shotgun sequence:
- the LOC144201711 gene encoding GRAM domain-containing protein 2B-like encodes MDRMNFKNRKFSLDSSVCQDANGRFSSRRGSSHRIIRKHASSLGDGAVETQEVNHNLNGNLTHREKTAAEENTDRLDGLVSTNSFQKHNKTFHRLFQEIPEGENLTHTFSCALQKEVLYQGKLFISENHVCFFSAVLLKETKVVVPTSSIQEVKKHSSALSVLSIQTLNDEKYFFVSLRNREMCYQLLQSACSQAQASMVSLHCCTY; translated from the exons ATGGAcag AATGAATTTCAAGAACAGGAAGTTTTCTTTGGACAGTTCGGt CTGTCAGGATGCAAATGGCCGCTTCAGCAGCCGCCGAGGCTCCAGCCACCGAATCATCAGGAAACACGCATCAAGTCTTGGGGATGGCGCGGTGGAAACCCAGGAAGTAAATCACAACCTCAACGGCAACCTAACCCACAG AGAGAAAACAGCAGCTGAGGAGAACACTGATCGGCTAGATGGGCTCGTCAGCACAAAC AGTTTCCAGAAACACAATAAAACCTTTCACAGATTGTTTCAAGAAATACCTGAAGGAGAGAATCTGACACACA CTTTCAGTTGCGCACTGCAGAAGGAAGTTCTTTATCAAGGAAAGCTCTTCATTTCGGAAAATCACGTGTGTTTCTTCTCGGCGGTGCTGCTCAAAGAGACCAAG GTTGTCGTCCCTACATCCAGCATCCAGGAGGTGAAGAAACACAGTTCAGCTTTGTCCGTGCTGTCCATACAAACTCTTAATGATGAGAAG TACTTTTTCGTTTCGTTGAGGAACCGCGAGATGTGCTACCAACTTCTCCAATCTGCCTGCTCACAGGCACAGGCGAGTATGGTCAGTTTGCATTGTTGTACTTACTAA
- the LOC144201299 gene encoding alpha/beta hydrolase domain-containing protein 17A-like, with protein sequence MNGLSIRELCCLFCCPPCPSRIAAKLAFLPPEPTYALLPDPDPTPGAGTSSGPAAGAALPTLGAPGLRSRLSAGGSGGDRGGGGSSAAGVGCESRWKLHLTERAEFQYSQRELDVTDVFLTRSSRGNRVGCMYIRCAPNARFTVLFSHGNAVDLGQMSSFYIGLGTRINCNIFSYDYSGYGVSTGKPSEKNLYADIDAAWHALRSRYGISPENIILYGQSIGTVPTVDLASRFECAAVVLHSPLTSGMRVAFPDTKKTYCFDAFPNIEKVSKIPSPVLIIHGTEDEVIDFSHGLALFERCPKAVEPLWVEGAGHNDIELYSQYLERLRRFINQDLAAQHA encoded by the exons atgaatggtctGTCCATACGAGAGCTATGCTGCCTGTTCTGCTGTCCTCCTTGCCCCAGCCGCATCGCTGCCAAATTAGCCTTCCTCCCACCAGAGCCCACCTACGCCCTCCTCCCTGACCCGGATCCCACGCCCGGAGCCGGAACATCATCCGGGCCAGCCGCCGGGGCCGCCCTGCCTACCCTGGGGGCTCCCGGACTCCGCTCCCGGTTGAGCGCCGGCGGCAGTGGCGGTGACAGAGGAGGTGGCGGAAGTTCGGCAGCTGGGGTTGGATGTGAGAGCAGGTGGAAGCTGCATCTCACGGAGAGGGCGGAGTTTCAGTATTCCCAGAGAGAGCTGGACGTGACTGATGTGTTCCTGACCAGGTCCAGCCGAGGAAATCGGGTTGGATGCATGTATATACGCTGTGCCCCTAACGCAAG GTTCACTGTGTTGTTCTCACACGGCAACGCGGTCGACCTAGGCCAGATGAGTAGCTTCTACATCGGCTTGGGGACACGCATCAACTGCAACATATTCTCTTACGATTACTCAGGCTATGGGGTCAGCACTGGCAAGCCGTCAGAAAAGAACCTTTACGCTGACATAGATGCCGCCTGGCACGCTCTGCGCTCTCG GTACGGCATCAGCCCCGAGAACATCATCCTGTACGGGCAGAGCATCGGCACAGTGCCCACGGTAGACTTGGCGTCACGCTTTGAGTGCGCTGCCGTTGTGCTGCACTCTCCTCTCACTTCTGGCATGAGAGTAGCCTTCCCCGACACCAAGAAAACCTACTGCTTTGACGCTTTCCCCAA caTAGAGAAGGTGTCAAAAATCCCGTCTCCGGTGCTCATCATCCACGGTACAGAGGACGAGGTCATCGACTTCTCCCACGGCCTGGCCCTGTTCGAGCGATGTCCAAAGGCCGTGGAGCCCCTCTGGGTCGAGGGCGCCGGCCACAACGACATTGAGCTTTACAGTCAGTACCTGGAGAGGCTACGGCGCTTCATCAACCAGGACCTGGCTGCGCAGCACGCCTGA
- the LOC144201712 gene encoding uncharacterized protein LOC144201712, producing the protein MDRMSIASINVSQSINSAVVATQGGSAKSSPHDSSAENEDDSNMVYSHYNVDDDVDNDISGEKCSYVNHDNTTSEKEPTESTEEMDHVMSSSLLWRIMEDVTCFFFLRQRVNFSTVFYVYLILLVLLLLVSGYMGLRMIALEEQLNSLTELSLSYREHQET; encoded by the exons ATGGATCGGATGTCTATCGCCTCCATCAATGTTAGCCAAAGCATTAATTCTGCTGTTGTTGCGACACAGGGAGGAAGCGCCAAAAGCAGCCCACACGACTCCTCGGCAGAGAATGAAGACGATTCCAACATG GTGTACAGTCATTACAATGTTGATGATGACGTGGATAACGATATCAGTGGAGAAAAATGCAGTTATGTGAACCACGACAACACAACGTCAGAAAAAG AACCCACAGAAAGTACAGAAGAGATGGACCATGTTATgt CCTCATCCTTGCTTTGGAGGATAATGGAGGAcgtcacatgtttttttttccttcgacAAAGAGTGAATTTCAGCACAGTCTTCTATGTCTACTTGATATT GTTGGTGCTTCTTCTGCTGGTGTCCGGCTACATGGGGCTGAGAATGATAGCGCTGGAGGAGCAGCTCAACTCTTTGACTGAACTCTCCCTGAGTTACAGAGA gCATCAAGAAACCTAG